GCAGCGACCACCACGCCCGGATCACGTCGAGGTCGGGCTCGGCGCCGTAGCCGACGAGGAGGTCGGCGAGGCGTTCCTCGTGACCGAGGGTGAAGGTGGCGAGGTCGTACAGCGGGTCCCCGCTGCCCGCCTCGGACCAGTCGATGATGCCGGTGACCTGGTCGCCCTCGACGAAGAGGTGCGCGATCTGCAGGTCGCCGTGCGTGAACGCCGGTGTCCACGGGCGGAGGGCGGCCTCGGCGACCCGGCGGTTGCGGGTGACCAGGTCGGCGGGCAGCAGGCCGGTCGTCACGAGCAGTTCGCACTCCTCGTCGAGCTCCGCCGTGAGCGCGGCGATGCTGCGGCCGGCCGCACCGGGGCGGGGCGGCAGCGGTGCGTCGTGGAGCTTCCGGATGGCGGCGCCGGCCGCGGCCCACGCCGCCGGTGAGCCGGTCGCCGGCCCGCCGAG
The DNA window shown above is from Streptomyces sp. TLI_171 and carries:
- a CDS encoding phosphotransferase family protein; translated protein: MDEVEVVVAHAERATLRVGDVFLKVDADQARIDAEVEAMALVPVPTPAVLWRKPPVLAIAAVPGTTLGRLGGPATGSPAAWAAAGAAIRKLHDAPLPPRPGAAGRSIAALTAELDEECELLVTTGLLPADLVTRNRRVAEAALRPWTPAFTHGDLQIAHLFVEGDQVTGIIDWSEAGSGDPLYDLATFTLGHEERLADLLVGYGAEPDLDVIRAWWSLRSLLVVRWLAGHGFDPFAPGCEVDVLRSRM